CGGTGCCAAACAGGTCAGCTTCGGTAATTATATTAACGAAAGCTATGCAACGGTGCGGCAAACATTAGTTGCGGAAGGCTTTAAAGTACAAGAACGCTTCAGTACTTCAGCAGTTGGGGCAGGCCAAATTATTAGTCAAGACGTTGTTGCTGGTAGTCGAGTGTTGCCGACCAAAACAACAATCACATTTACTGTGAGTGCGGGTAGTCGGACGGTGGCTTTGAAAGATCTGACCGGTGAAAGTCAGGCCGATGTTTTGGCTTATGCGACTGCTAATCGGTTAAATGTGAACTTTAAGCAGGGCTATTCTGACGAACAAAAAGCCGGTTATTCATATGATCAAACGCCGGATGGCGGAACTCAGGTCCGGGCTGGGTCAACATTAACGGTCAGTGTGTCCAAAGGTGCCCAGCCAGCGACAACGGCCACCCTGAAAAATTTCTATGTTAAAGTAACAGTACCCTATGTGACGCTGAATTCGGCGACGACGCAGTCAAATGATGTTAAAATTTATTTAGATGATGACAGCCATTTGTTAACGACGCTTTATCGCAATGTTGCGATTACGCACGACACCCGGTTGAGCTTACCATTTCAGCTAACCAATGGTGCCGTGGGTCGGTATCGAATCGTGCGTAATGGGGTGGTCGTTGCTGAAAATGCAAAAGTGACCAGTGCTGATGCGACAAGTGAATAAGTGATTATTGCTAAATAGCCGAATAAAAATGGTCGGGGTTTTATCCTGACCATTTTTTTTGGTACAATAGAGTTATTAGAAGTGGACCGTACCAAATCATAAATAAGGTGGTGCTAATTTGAAAATTGGACAAATTCGACAATCATTAAGTGGGTTTTATGATGTTTATGCGGATGGTGAACTTTATCGAACGCGGGCGCGTGGAAATTTTCGTAAGCGCAAGATTACGCCGTTAGTTGGGGACCAAGTTGAGTTTGATAGCTCGACGCCGCAAGAAGGTTATATCTTAAAAGTGTTGGATCGCGAGACACAACTAGTTCGACCACCAGTCGCTAATATTGATTTGGCGATTGTGGTAACTGCGACTACGACTCAAGAATTTTCAACCAACTTATTGGACCGCCAATTAGTTGCGTTAGAAGTGGCAGGCGTGCATTCGGTGATTTACATGGCTAAGACTGACTTGCTCAGTGAGGCAGAATTTGCTGCCCGTGCGCAATTAGCAGCGGCCTATGAGGAGATTGGTTATCAGGTTATTATTGACCGGACCGCTTTTTCAACCGCAGCTCTAACCGCAGTGAAAAAAGCGATTGCGGGTCACGTTGCTGTAGTGATGGGCCAAACAGGGGCCGGAAAATCAACCTTGTTGAATCATTTGCGTCCTGATTTGGGCCTGGCAACCGGTGAAATTTCACAAGCCTTGAATCGGGGGAAACATACAACTCGTAAAGTTAGCCTGATTGAAATTGCTGAGGGACTAATTGCTGATACGCCGGGATTTTCTTCCTATGAAGTGTTCGATATTCCGGCAACGGATTTAACCCATTACTTCCCAGAATTTGTGCGGCTCAGTGTTGATTGTAAGTATCGGGGCTGTGTGCATATTAACGAACCACATTGTGCGGTTAAAGCGGCCTTAGCGGACGAAAAGATTTTACAAAGTCGCTATGATAATTACTTACAATTTTATGAAACGATTAAAAATAAAAAAGTCATCTATAATAAGAAAAAGTGAGTGAGACTAATGATTAAAATTGCCCCTTCAATTCTAAGTGCCGATTTTGTTAATTTACAACGCGATGTCAGTATTGTGGAACAAGCCGGTGCAGACTATTTGCATATCGACGTGATGGATGGTCAATTTGTACCGAATCTATCATTTGGGATGAGTACGGTTGCAGCATTGCGGCCGCTGACATCGTTAACGCTGGATTGCCATTTAATGATTGTGGAGCCAGAACGGTTTGTCACCCAATTTGCACAAGCTGGTGCGGATTTAATCGGGGTGCACGTCGAAAGTACTCGGCATATTTACCACGTCTTACAATTAATTAAAGCTGCTGGTGTTAAGGCTGAAGTGGTGGTTAATCCAGGGACCCCCTTGAGCATGATTACGGAACTGTTACCGATTGTTGACCAAGTATTAATCATGACCGTTAATCCCGGTTTTGGTGGGCAACACTTTTTAGCACCGATGGTTAAAAAAATTCAAGCTTTACATCAATTAAAACAGCAAAATGGCTATACGTTTGATATTGAAGTTGATGGTGGTATCAATGATACGACGGTTAAAGCTTGTTACGCGGCAGGGGCGACGGTTGCAGTTGCTGGGTCATTTGTGTACGCAAGTGCTGATCCTAGTCAACGGATTCAGGATTTAAAGGTGGCGACGAACTAATGCCAAAAACGGTTAGATTGTTAGTTGGGGGACCAACGACGAGCTGGCCGGCACAACTTGCCCAATTACCTGGGCCTTGGGTCGGAGCTGATCGTGGCGCGTTACGATTAGTTAAAATGGGGATTCAACCGGTTATTGCGGTTGGCGATTTTGACTCGATTGATGCGACAGAATTGGCGACAGTG
This region of Lactobacillus sp. CBA3605 genomic DNA includes:
- the rsgA gene encoding ribosome small subunit-dependent GTPase A; translated protein: MKIGQIRQSLSGFYDVYADGELYRTRARGNFRKRKITPLVGDQVEFDSSTPQEGYILKVLDRETQLVRPPVANIDLAIVVTATTTQEFSTNLLDRQLVALEVAGVHSVIYMAKTDLLSEAEFAARAQLAAAYEEIGYQVIIDRTAFSTAALTAVKKAIAGHVAVVMGQTGAGKSTLLNHLRPDLGLATGEISQALNRGKHTTRKVSLIEIAEGLIADTPGFSSYEVFDIPATDLTHYFPEFVRLSVDCKYRGCVHINEPHCAVKAALADEKILQSRYDNYLQFYETIKNKKVIYNKKK
- the rpe gene encoding ribulose-phosphate 3-epimerase, with translation MIKIAPSILSADFVNLQRDVSIVEQAGADYLHIDVMDGQFVPNLSFGMSTVAALRPLTSLTLDCHLMIVEPERFVTQFAQAGADLIGVHVESTRHIYHVLQLIKAAGVKAEVVVNPGTPLSMITELLPIVDQVLIMTVNPGFGGQHFLAPMVKKIQALHQLKQQNGYTFDIEVDGGINDTTVKACYAAGATVAVAGSFVYASADPSQRIQDLKVATN